In Meiothermus ruber DSM 1279, the following proteins share a genomic window:
- a CDS encoding phytoene desaturase family protein yields the protein MRVVVIGAGVGGLTTAALLAQAGLEVTVLEHHTYPGGSAGTFWHGGFRFDAGATLLAGFDEEGVFTRLERRLGVHFPVRRLAPGEALMEVWLPDGGVVVRPVGRASELEAQRAVFGRVVEGFWRWQEKRALALWKLAPGLPFPPVDRKELSSLAQRGLSWALAHRADLLGLLADLVRPILAHAPAHEGFRRFLDAQLLIASQADAGRTYALFGAAALDLPHRGPVMPLGGMGVIAETLAQAVGRYGGRVLYRHRAERLHVRNGRVEAVEVVLGGRRRGERERLEADLFVANLTPGDLMALLPGAAQQAPPADGWGAFMLHAAIPEAVVPPGALYRQWAGEGEWVFLSLSDPGDALRGPPGVRVLSASAHTRLAEWRGLSKEDYRLRKRAWQERMVRQVEQLLPGFRESALCLLGATPRTYHFYTRRQDGWVGGYPQVHPFRTSSPKTPFPNLWRVGESIFPGQSVPAVAMGGERVAALVLHRLGLAQLEARQPSTPGGNR from the coding sequence ATGCGGGTTGTGGTTATTGGGGCCGGGGTGGGGGGCCTGACAACAGCGGCCTTGCTGGCCCAGGCGGGCCTCGAGGTTACCGTTCTGGAGCACCACACCTACCCTGGGGGCTCGGCCGGCACCTTCTGGCATGGGGGTTTTCGCTTCGATGCCGGAGCCACCCTTTTAGCCGGCTTCGACGAAGAGGGGGTTTTTACCCGTCTGGAACGGCGGCTGGGGGTGCATTTTCCGGTGCGCCGCCTCGCGCCCGGCGAAGCCCTGATGGAGGTCTGGCTGCCCGACGGGGGGGTGGTGGTTCGCCCGGTGGGCCGGGCCAGCGAACTGGAAGCCCAGCGGGCCGTGTTTGGCCGGGTTGTGGAGGGTTTCTGGCGATGGCAGGAAAAGCGGGCCCTGGCCTTATGGAAGCTGGCCCCGGGCCTGCCCTTTCCGCCCGTCGATCGAAAGGAACTGTCCAGCCTGGCCCAGCGAGGGCTGTCCTGGGCACTGGCGCATCGGGCCGATCTGCTGGGCCTCCTGGCCGACCTGGTGCGGCCCATTTTGGCGCACGCCCCGGCCCATGAGGGCTTCCGGCGCTTCCTGGACGCCCAGCTACTGATTGCCTCCCAGGCCGATGCGGGGCGCACCTACGCCCTGTTTGGCGCCGCCGCGCTGGACCTGCCCCACCGCGGGCCGGTCATGCCTTTGGGCGGTATGGGGGTTATTGCCGAGACCCTGGCCCAGGCAGTGGGGCGGTATGGGGGGCGGGTGCTGTACCGGCACCGCGCGGAGCGGTTGCACGTCAGAAATGGGCGGGTGGAAGCGGTCGAGGTGGTCTTGGGCGGACGCCGGCGGGGGGAGCGGGAAAGGCTCGAGGCCGACCTTTTCGTAGCCAACCTTACCCCCGGCGACCTGATGGCCTTGCTGCCCGGCGCCGCCCAGCAGGCCCCGCCCGCCGATGGCTGGGGGGCTTTTATGCTGCACGCCGCCATTCCCGAAGCGGTGGTTCCACCAGGGGCGCTTTACCGGCAGTGGGCCGGTGAGGGCGAGTGGGTATTCCTGAGCTTATCTGACCCGGGCGATGCCCTGCGGGGCCCACCCGGCGTACGGGTGCTCTCGGCCTCGGCGCATACCCGGCTGGCTGAATGGCGGGGGCTTTCCAAAGAAGATTACCGCCTGCGGAAAAGGGCCTGGCAGGAGCGGATGGTGCGCCAGGTAGAGCAACTGCTGCCTGGATTCAGGGAGTCGGCGTTGTGCCTGCTGGGTGCTACCCCGCGCACCTACCATTTCTACACCCGACGCCAGGACGGCTGGGTGGGCGGCTATCCCCAGGTGCACCCCTTCCGCACCTCCAGCCCGAAAACACCCTTTCCCAACCTTTGGCGGGTAGGGGAGAGCATATTTCCAGGCCAGTCGGTGCCGGCCGTGGCCATGGGCGGTGAACGGGTGGCCGCGCTGGTGCTACACCGGTTGGGTCTTGCTCAGCTCGAGGCCAGGCAGCCATCCACACCAGGCGGCAACCGCTAA
- a CDS encoding penicillin-binding transpeptidase domain-containing protein produces MNSRIWILLVFFYLLLVLFAARLWQLQVMQYEQYATRSQGNYLRTETTLAPRGRILDRNGRVIATNRLAVDLLYLGGEVLFKDRILALTGLKALPKVGHEPVELMVNIPEALVPTLAELVAGEPNLKLLERIERVYPNPIAGPVIGYTALPSQEQLKEGYDPEELVGAAGLEAALEQQLRGIKGVVLAEVNARGQRVRFEEIREPQAGTDVYLTLDLSLQQVAERALREAVVDINRIRQRNGLPLVKQAKGAIVAVDPRNGEVLAMATAPAFDPNLFGRRPRPNDKIRELFSDKDRPTLNRAVNAYPPGSTYKLVSSSMALESGYVTASTTFRCSPYIVFGGIRRNWARVDMGMMTVQEAIAQSCNTWYYQVAMLDPIGMVDKLHKRALELGVGRPTGLEIGEQNGIVPSIAWKKQNLPKDPRWWPGETLSIIIGQGYNKATPVQIARMLATIAQNGQQPELHLVRRIGNQEIRRPSSRVSGRYWRELQEGMRKTVTWGTARHVLGNFPVATAGKTGTAQNETLTPGLEHAWYMGYGPVDPSDPRPPLVVVAFFENGGEGSGVALPAAQKVMAAYWKVGQPLTDQ; encoded by the coding sequence GTGAACAGCCGTATCTGGATTCTGCTGGTTTTTTTTTACCTTTTGCTGGTGCTGTTTGCAGCCCGGCTATGGCAGCTCCAGGTAATGCAGTACGAGCAGTACGCCACCCGCAGCCAGGGCAACTACCTGCGCACCGAAACCACCCTGGCCCCAAGGGGTCGCATCCTCGACCGGAACGGCCGGGTTATCGCAACCAACCGGCTGGCGGTGGATTTGCTGTACCTGGGGGGCGAGGTGTTGTTCAAGGATCGAATCCTGGCCCTGACCGGGCTCAAGGCGCTGCCCAAGGTGGGGCATGAACCCGTGGAACTGATGGTCAACATACCCGAGGCGCTGGTGCCCACCCTGGCCGAGCTGGTCGCAGGCGAGCCCAATCTGAAGCTGCTCGAGCGCATTGAGCGCGTCTACCCCAATCCGATCGCCGGGCCGGTCATCGGTTATACGGCCCTGCCCAGCCAGGAACAGCTCAAGGAAGGTTACGACCCAGAAGAGCTGGTGGGCGCCGCGGGCCTCGAGGCCGCCCTGGAGCAGCAGCTAAGGGGCATCAAAGGGGTGGTGCTGGCCGAGGTCAACGCCCGGGGCCAGCGGGTGCGCTTCGAGGAGATCCGGGAACCCCAGGCCGGCACCGATGTCTACCTCACCCTGGATCTGAGCCTGCAGCAGGTAGCCGAACGGGCCTTACGGGAAGCCGTGGTTGATATTAACCGCATCCGTCAGCGCAACGGCCTGCCTTTGGTCAAGCAAGCCAAGGGCGCCATTGTGGCGGTTGACCCGCGCAACGGCGAGGTTTTGGCTATGGCCACAGCGCCAGCCTTCGATCCCAACCTCTTCGGTCGCAGGCCACGCCCGAACGATAAAATCCGCGAACTGTTCAGCGATAAGGATCGCCCTACGCTCAACCGCGCGGTGAACGCTTACCCACCTGGCTCCACCTATAAATTGGTGAGCTCGAGCATGGCTCTAGAAAGCGGCTATGTTACGGCCAGCACGACCTTTCGCTGCAGCCCCTACATCGTTTTTGGCGGGATTCGGCGCAACTGGGCTCGTGTCGATATGGGCATGATGACCGTTCAGGAGGCCATTGCCCAGAGCTGCAACACCTGGTACTACCAGGTGGCCATGCTCGACCCCATCGGCATGGTGGACAAGCTGCACAAGCGGGCCCTCGAGCTCGGTGTGGGCCGGCCCACAGGCCTGGAAATCGGCGAGCAAAACGGTATTGTGCCCTCCATCGCCTGGAAAAAGCAGAACCTCCCCAAAGACCCGCGCTGGTGGCCCGGCGAGACCCTCTCCATCATAATCGGGCAGGGCTACAATAAAGCCACACCGGTACAGATCGCCCGGATGCTAGCCACCATTGCCCAGAACGGCCAGCAGCCCGAGCTGCACCTGGTGCGCCGCATTGGCAATCAGGAAATTCGCCGCCCCAGCAGCCGGGTCTCCGGGCGCTACTGGCGCGAGCTTCAGGAAGGAATGCGCAAGACCGTAACCTGGGGCACCGCACGGCACGTGCTGGGCAATTTTCCGGTAGCCACCGCCGGCAAAACCGGCACTGCCCAGAACGAAACCCTGACCCCGGGCCTCGAGCACGCCTGGTATATGGGCTACGGGCCGGTAGACCCATCCGACCCCCGCCCCCCGCTGGTGGTGGTGGCTTTCTTCGAAAACGGTGGCGAGGGCAGTGGGGTGGCGCTTCCAGCAGCCCAGAAGGTGATGGCCGCTTACTGGAAGGTGGGGCAACCCCTGACCGATCAGTAG
- the mreD gene encoding rod shape-determining protein MreD, protein MRLVLLIVIAFLLQGFVSGLLGEGIPPPDLVYLATLLMAASVSPFLGLPLAFSVGLLQDLLSAGYPGLHAVGLLLAAYAYYRLSRLVHWDELAGQVVILGGSFVAKWLGILLVALWLRMGGFNPLTLWSVIVPEMLLTLLIAPLVLRVYQQLFAGHSK, encoded by the coding sequence ATGCGACTGGTTCTGCTCATCGTCATCGCTTTCTTGCTGCAAGGCTTTGTATCCGGGTTATTGGGTGAGGGCATCCCGCCGCCCGACCTGGTTTACCTGGCCACACTACTGATGGCCGCCTCGGTCTCGCCCTTCCTGGGGCTGCCGCTGGCCTTCTCGGTGGGGCTGTTGCAAGACCTGCTCTCGGCGGGCTACCCTGGGCTGCACGCGGTGGGGCTGTTGCTGGCCGCGTACGCCTACTACCGGCTCTCGCGCCTGGTGCACTGGGACGAGCTGGCCGGACAGGTGGTCATTCTTGGCGGCAGCTTTGTGGCTAAGTGGCTGGGGATCCTGCTGGTGGCGCTGTGGTTGCGGATGGGGGGGTTCAACCCTCTCACCCTTTGGTCGGTTATCGTACCGGAGATGCTGCTGACCCTGCTCATTGCGCCTTTGGTACTTCGTGTTTATCAGCAGCTTTTTGCAGGCCATAGCAAGTAG
- the mreC gene encoding rod shape-determining protein MreC: MSVTILRRGLLLGLVVLGLLLATVTRQSAPTLPGEFAARIAPVFGFSFRLGQNTRASLAAIFDRRDLRAELRRMQAELQQLRQENQRLTLENRRLQATLRVQAVQGLGVVAVAPVIDEDPSGLYQRLFLGAGSAQGLRVGMPVTTANGLVGVITEVTPHQAVVRTILDPESRVGVRLANAPGRGIAYGAPPRMLRVEIAPEASVKPGDTVVSGAIQGLYPAGITVGTVEQVLPLAPGALKKVLMVRPAVQLSLLEEVQVLRPL, encoded by the coding sequence GTGAGCGTCACAATACTGCGCCGGGGTTTATTGCTGGGGCTGGTCGTACTGGGCCTGCTTTTGGCCACTGTTACCCGGCAGTCGGCCCCCACCCTGCCGGGGGAGTTTGCCGCGCGCATCGCACCAGTGTTTGGCTTTTCCTTTCGGCTGGGCCAGAACACCCGGGCCAGCCTGGCCGCCATTTTTGACCGACGCGACCTGCGGGCTGAGCTGCGCCGCATGCAGGCCGAGCTACAACAACTGCGACAGGAAAACCAGCGTCTAACCCTGGAAAACCGGCGCCTCCAGGCCACCCTGCGGGTGCAGGCGGTTCAGGGCCTGGGGGTGGTGGCGGTCGCCCCGGTCATCGACGAAGACCCCTCGGGGTTATACCAGAGATTATTCCTGGGGGCTGGATCGGCCCAGGGGCTCCGGGTGGGTATGCCCGTCACCACCGCCAACGGGCTGGTAGGGGTCATCACCGAGGTCACCCCCCACCAGGCCGTTGTGCGCACCATCCTCGACCCCGAGTCAAGGGTGGGGGTTCGGCTCGCCAACGCCCCAGGCCGGGGGATTGCCTACGGGGCCCCGCCCCGCATGCTGCGGGTTGAGATCGCGCCCGAGGCCAGCGTCAAACCCGGTGACACCGTGGTCTCTGGGGCCATCCAGGGCCTTTACCCTGCTGGCATTACCGTGGGCACCGTTGAGCAAGTACTCCCGCTGGCCCCCGGGGCGCTCAAAAAGGTGTTGATGGTACGGCCCGCCGTTCAGCTATCGCTTCTGGAAGAAGTGCAGGTGCTGCGACCGCTGTGA
- the mscL gene encoding large conductance mechanosensitive channel protein MscL — MLEGFKKFIFRGNVIDLAVGVIIGSAFGAIVNSLVADILTPLIGMIFGTPDFSGLKLGALNVGKFINAVVSFLMVGFALYFFVVTPMNKLQEISRKKEPEVTPASPPEEIILLREIRDALKR, encoded by the coding sequence ATGTTGGAGGGATTCAAGAAATTTATCTTCCGTGGGAACGTGATCGACCTGGCCGTGGGCGTGATTATCGGCAGCGCCTTTGGAGCCATCGTTAACTCGCTGGTAGCTGATATCCTTACCCCCCTTATCGGCATGATCTTTGGGACTCCGGACTTCTCGGGCCTCAAGCTGGGCGCCCTGAACGTTGGCAAGTTTATCAACGCCGTGGTGAGTTTCTTGATGGTGGGTTTTGCGTTGTATTTCTTCGTGGTCACGCCTATGAACAAACTGCAAGAGATCTCCAGGAAAAAAGAGCCAGAGGTAACCCCTGCCAGCCCACCCGAAGAGATTATCCTGCTGCGGGAGATTCGTGATGCGTTGAAGAGGTAA
- the bshA gene encoding N-acetyl-alpha-D-glucosaminyl L-malate synthase BshA, translating to MRIGMVCYPGLGGSGIVASELADRLARRGHRVYLFATELPMRLPEGSPVQFMPVELPNYPVFPAPLYTLALAGALERAIREESLELIHTHYAIPHAVAAELAAEGRIPLVHTLHGTDVTLLGIDPAYQTLTARALQKAAAVTAVSQNLAQQAQRAFGVSPQVIYNAVDTERFRPNLEARRYYAAPDEFLLVHASNFRAVKRVGDIVHVFAKIRQKLKARLVLVGTGPERAEALSIAHSLRVDDSVTSLATAKNPEAIIGAADVFLLASEYEGFGQSGLEALACGVPVVATRVGGVPEWLTPEVGRLVEFGDLEAFAQAVVELLTSPQLEQMRLAARNHAQAHFNPELITDQYEALYRRAHQRDLEAASPA from the coding sequence ATGCGAATCGGAATGGTGTGTTATCCGGGCCTGGGCGGGAGTGGCATTGTGGCCTCGGAGCTGGCCGACCGGCTGGCCCGCCGGGGGCACCGGGTGTACCTATTTGCTACCGAGCTGCCCATGCGCTTGCCGGAAGGGAGTCCGGTGCAGTTTATGCCGGTAGAGCTGCCCAATTACCCGGTGTTTCCAGCCCCGCTTTACACGCTCGCGCTGGCGGGGGCGCTCGAGCGGGCCATCCGAGAGGAAAGCCTGGAGCTTATCCACACCCACTACGCCATCCCCCACGCGGTAGCCGCTGAGCTGGCCGCCGAGGGGCGCATTCCGCTGGTGCATACCCTGCACGGCACCGACGTCACCCTTCTGGGCATAGACCCCGCCTACCAGACCCTTACCGCCCGGGCCTTGCAGAAAGCCGCTGCCGTCACCGCCGTTTCCCAGAACCTGGCCCAGCAGGCCCAGCGCGCTTTTGGGGTGAGTCCGCAGGTTATCTACAACGCCGTAGACACCGAACGCTTCCGGCCCAACCTCGAGGCCCGGCGCTATTACGCAGCCCCGGACGAGTTTCTGCTGGTGCACGCCTCCAACTTCCGGGCGGTTAAGCGGGTGGGCGATATCGTGCACGTCTTCGCCAAAATTCGCCAGAAACTCAAAGCCCGGCTGGTCTTGGTGGGCACCGGGCCGGAACGGGCCGAGGCCCTCTCCATTGCCCACAGCCTGAGGGTGGACGACAGCGTAACCTCGCTGGCCACCGCCAAAAACCCCGAGGCCATCATCGGTGCGGCCGATGTGTTCTTGCTGGCTTCAGAATACGAGGGGTTCGGCCAGTCGGGCCTCGAGGCCCTGGCCTGCGGGGTACCGGTGGTCGCCACCCGGGTGGGCGGGGTTCCCGAATGGCTCACCCCCGAGGTGGGCCGGTTGGTGGAGTTTGGCGATCTGGAGGCCTTTGCACAGGCGGTGGTAGAGCTGCTCACCTCGCCCCAGCTCGAGCAGATGCGCCTAGCCGCCCGCAACCACGCCCAGGCCCACTTCAACCCGGAGCTGATCACCGATCAGTACGAAGCGCTTTATCGCCGGGCCCACCAGCGCGACCTCGAGGCCGCATCACCGGCTTGA
- a CDS encoding pyridoxal phosphate-dependent aminotransferase has translation MKAFKPHLQGLPSYPYKKVEAPIKLDQNESPYDLPAELKQRVLVRLQGLDFNRYPYLHAEDVRERLAAWLGWPMEGLVVAPGSNLLIQALAQASNAVLDTAPSFPHYAFSAKISATPYRAIALGSGFSLPTEALLEAMEAPPGVLFLPNPHAPTARLFAEADIHRLADKAARTGWLLVIDEAYHQFSGTDYAPLARANPSVALLRTFSKAWGLGGVRAGYLLASPEVCNVVQNFVPPFGLPAHTAQILLAVLESPGYVQGIVQTLVAEREKLFQALQKHPTWRVYESQTNFLLVRTPDAAAAYQGLLRQGILVRRQDHYPGLEGCIRVSVGTPQENQRLLEAAFSLAEVPHA, from the coding sequence GTGAAGGCCTTTAAGCCCCACCTCCAGGGACTGCCCAGCTACCCCTATAAAAAGGTAGAAGCCCCCATCAAACTCGACCAGAACGAGAGCCCCTACGACCTACCCGCCGAGCTCAAGCAGCGGGTTTTGGTGCGCTTGCAGGGCCTGGACTTTAATCGCTATCCGTACCTCCACGCCGAGGACGTGCGGGAGAGGCTGGCCGCCTGGCTGGGCTGGCCCATGGAGGGGTTGGTGGTCGCTCCGGGCTCCAACCTGCTCATCCAAGCCCTGGCACAGGCTTCCAACGCTGTACTGGATACCGCGCCTTCGTTTCCGCACTATGCCTTTTCTGCCAAAATATCGGCCACGCCCTACCGAGCAATTGCACTGGGGAGCGGTTTCTCCCTGCCGACTGAGGCTCTGCTCGAGGCCATGGAGGCTCCTCCAGGGGTGCTGTTTCTGCCCAACCCCCACGCCCCCACGGCCCGGCTGTTTGCCGAAGCAGACATCCATCGTCTGGCCGACAAAGCTGCCCGGACGGGCTGGCTGCTGGTAATAGACGAGGCCTACCACCAGTTTTCAGGTACGGATTATGCGCCGCTGGCTCGAGCCAACCCCAGCGTAGCCCTTCTGCGCACCTTCTCCAAGGCCTGGGGCCTGGGGGGGGTTCGGGCCGGCTACCTGCTGGCCTCACCGGAGGTGTGCAACGTGGTGCAGAACTTTGTCCCGCCCTTTGGCCTGCCGGCCCACACCGCCCAGATTCTTCTGGCGGTGCTGGAGTCGCCCGGCTATGTCCAGGGAATTGTGCAGACCCTGGTGGCCGAGCGGGAAAAGCTCTTCCAGGCCCTGCAAAAGCACCCCACCTGGCGGGTGTACGAAAGCCAGACCAACTTCCTCCTGGTGCGCACCCCCGATGCGGCGGCGGCCTACCAGGGGCTGCTGCGCCAGGGCATCCTGGTGCGGCGGCAGGATCACTACCCCGGCCTCGAGGGGTGCATCCGGGTCTCTGTGGGCACGCCCCAGGAAAACCAGCGCTTGCTGGAAGCCGCCTTTTCCCTGGCCGAGGTGCCCCATGCGTAG
- the hisB gene encoding imidazoleglycerol-phosphate dehydratase HisB has product MRSATIQRNTAETQIRLSLNLDAAPGGHISTGLGFLDHMLLALQRHGRLGLEVEATGDLAVDVHHLVEDVGIVLGMALRQAVGEGRGIERYGEATVPMDETLVQVVLDLSGRSHLAFAPEELGIEGSAGGLNAYHLREFLRGLCNHAGLTLHLRLLAGREAHHVLEAAFKALARALYQATRLTRPDLPSTKEVL; this is encoded by the coding sequence ATGCGTAGCGCCACCATCCAACGCAACACCGCCGAGACCCAGATCCGCCTCAGCCTGAACCTCGATGCGGCCCCGGGCGGGCATATCTCGACCGGGCTGGGCTTTCTGGATCACATGCTTTTGGCTTTGCAGCGGCACGGGCGCTTGGGGCTCGAGGTCGAAGCCACCGGCGACCTGGCCGTGGATGTGCACCACCTGGTGGAGGATGTGGGTATCGTGCTGGGGATGGCCCTGCGGCAAGCGGTGGGGGAGGGCCGGGGGATCGAACGCTACGGCGAGGCCACCGTGCCCATGGATGAAACCCTGGTGCAGGTGGTGCTGGATCTGTCCGGACGCAGCCACCTGGCCTTTGCGCCCGAGGAACTGGGCATCGAAGGGAGCGCCGGGGGCCTCAACGCCTACCACCTGCGGGAGTTTTTACGCGGGCTGTGCAACCACGCCGGCCTCACCCTGCACCTGCGGCTCCTGGCTGGCCGGGAAGCCCACCACGTGCTCGAGGCCGCCTTCAAGGCCCTGGCCCGGGCCCTCTACCAGGCCACCCGCCTCACCCGGCCCGACCTGCCCAGCACCAAGGAAGTCTTGTAG
- the hisH gene encoding imidazole glycerol phosphate synthase subunit HisH, which translates to MKTLLIDYGSGNLHSAAKALQATGYRVTISDDPRQVGAHDLLVLPGQGHFGQVMRSFQASGFEEGVRAHIALGKPFLGICVGMQILFEGSEEAPETAGLGLVRGRLTRFRAARVPQMGWNTVEYSAHFQHLSGRYFYFVHSYFAPLVEGSVGVTEYSGTRFTALYAQGNVVAPQFHPEKSGAVGLALLEAIRRYFASGL; encoded by the coding sequence ATGAAGACCCTGCTGATCGACTACGGTTCGGGCAACCTGCACAGCGCCGCCAAGGCCCTGCAAGCCACGGGCTACCGGGTCACGATCTCGGATGACCCCCGTCAGGTGGGCGCCCACGACCTGCTGGTGCTGCCGGGGCAGGGCCATTTTGGGCAGGTTATGCGCTCATTTCAGGCCTCGGGCTTCGAGGAGGGGGTGCGGGCGCACATTGCCTTGGGCAAGCCTTTTTTGGGTATCTGTGTGGGCATGCAAATCCTGTTCGAAGGCTCCGAGGAGGCCCCCGAAACCGCCGGGCTGGGCCTGGTGCGGGGCCGGCTGACCCGTTTCCGGGCGGCGCGGGTGCCGCAGATGGGGTGGAACACCGTGGAGTACAGCGCCCACTTTCAGCACCTGTCGGGCCGCTACTTCTACTTTGTGCACTCCTATTTCGCCCCGCTGGTGGAGGGGAGCGTGGGCGTCACCGAGTACAGCGGAACCCGCTTTACCGCGCTTTATGCCCAGGGCAACGTAGTGGCCCCCCAGTTCCACCCGGAAAAAAGCGGGGCGGTGGGGCTGGCTTTGCTCGAGGCCATCCGGCGGTATTTCGCGTCCGGCCTGTAA
- a CDS encoding carbohydrate kinase family protein has product MRFFVVGDVSVDLIYFLERIPEPGEEVPAQRALMKPGGAGGTLAAHLASLGNKVYLASRVGDDPFRSVALSQLEKVKVDLKYLQTDPEQTTSSILILLIPGGERSMVSAGGASRYLDAAEFKPRMLDSIDAVVFSAYAFVGGPQRQYAINVLDAARKREIPIFADLGTGAVRAAGKELLDILRGVPYLLMNQVELLALTGATSISYGVNVLKTWGLETVVVKVGAMGSIVITPTRQELIEPYPLEEVVDTTGSGDAFTATFAHAIMQGKDPFTAARLGNLAGSLAATAIGGQGRLITEEDLLQAR; this is encoded by the coding sequence ATGCGGTTTTTTGTCGTAGGTGACGTATCAGTTGACCTAATCTACTTTCTTGAGCGAATCCCCGAGCCGGGAGAGGAAGTACCGGCACAGCGGGCCTTGATGAAACCTGGGGGGGCCGGGGGCACCCTGGCAGCCCACCTGGCCAGCCTGGGCAACAAAGTTTATCTGGCCAGCCGGGTGGGCGATGACCCTTTTCGCAGCGTGGCCCTATCGCAGCTTGAAAAAGTCAAGGTTGATCTCAAATACCTGCAAACCGACCCCGAGCAGACCACCTCTTCAATTCTGATTCTGCTAATTCCCGGCGGCGAACGCTCCATGGTCTCGGCAGGGGGCGCCAGCCGCTACCTGGATGCCGCCGAGTTTAAACCCCGAATGCTCGACTCGATCGACGCGGTGGTTTTCTCAGCTTACGCCTTTGTAGGCGGGCCGCAGCGCCAGTACGCAATTAACGTGCTGGATGCTGCACGCAAGCGTGAGATACCCATCTTTGCCGACCTGGGCACCGGTGCGGTGCGGGCTGCTGGTAAAGAGCTGCTGGATATTTTGCGCGGGGTTCCCTATCTGCTGATGAACCAGGTAGAGCTGCTAGCCCTGACAGGGGCTACATCCATCAGTTACGGGGTGAACGTGCTCAAAACCTGGGGCCTCGAGACGGTGGTGGTCAAGGTGGGGGCCATGGGCTCTATTGTGATTACCCCCACCCGTCAAGAGCTGATTGAACCCTATCCCCTCGAGGAGGTGGTGGATACCACCGGCTCGGGGGATGCTTTTACCGCCACCTTCGCCCACGCCATCATGCAAGGCAAAGACCCGTTTACCGCCGCCCGCCTAGGCAACCTGGCCGGTTCCCTGGCCGCCACCGCCATTGGCGGGCAGGGTCGCCTCATTACCGAGGAGGATCTTTTACAGGCCCGGTAG
- the rsmA gene encoding 16S rRNA (adenine(1518)-N(6)/adenine(1519)-N(6))-dimethyltransferase RsmA, producing MQCPLLANVNLTSPKVVRDLLERYGLKADKRFGQNFLVERSYLQQIVEAVGLTPGQTVVEVGPGLGTLTRALAEAGARVVSIEMDRRLEAVYAETLAGLPVQIIWADALSFDWSSLPPQSLFAGNLPYNIATPLITQLLLSNRFRRIVALVQKEVALRMVARPATPAYGLLSLRVQYHAAARRIVDVPPGAFFPPPKVTSSVICLQPNNRPDHPGLFRLIEAAFAQRRKTLVNALKAAGYPPERVKRGLEAMGLPDNVRAEALGLPQFEQMLAYVV from the coding sequence ATGCAATGCCCCTTACTTGCAAACGTGAATCTGACATCACCCAAGGTTGTGCGGGATTTGCTGGAACGCTACGGACTGAAGGCCGATAAGCGATTTGGGCAGAATTTTTTGGTGGAACGCTCTTATCTGCAGCAGATCGTAGAGGCTGTAGGGCTAACGCCGGGCCAAACGGTGGTTGAGGTTGGGCCGGGCCTGGGCACCCTGACGCGGGCCCTGGCCGAGGCCGGCGCCAGGGTGGTGAGCATCGAGATGGATCGTCGGCTCGAGGCCGTCTACGCCGAAACCCTGGCCGGGCTGCCGGTGCAGATCATCTGGGCAGACGCCCTCAGCTTCGACTGGAGCAGCCTACCGCCCCAGAGTCTGTTCGCAGGCAACCTGCCCTATAACATCGCCACCCCCCTCATCACCCAACTGCTGCTATCAAACCGATTTCGCCGGATTGTGGCCTTGGTGCAAAAGGAAGTGGCCTTGCGCATGGTAGCCCGGCCCGCCACCCCCGCCTACGGCCTGCTCTCCTTACGGGTTCAGTACCACGCGGCGGCCCGGCGCATAGTGGATGTACCCCCGGGTGCTTTCTTCCCACCACCCAAGGTAACGAGCTCGGTCATCTGCTTACAGCCCAATAACAGGCCCGATCACCCAGGGCTCTTCCGCTTGATTGAGGCAGCCTTTGCGCAACGGCGAAAAACCCTGGTCAACGCCCTCAAGGCCGCGGGCTACCCCCCCGAACGGGTGAAACGCGGGCTCGAGGCCATGGGCCTTCCCGACAATGTGCGCGCCGAGGCCCTTGGTTTGCCGCAATTTGAACAAATGCTGGCTTACGTGGTGTAA